A stretch of the Halomonas sp. BDJS001 genome encodes the following:
- a CDS encoding di-heme oxidoredictase family protein: MYRLPRFIVLAKWLPSRLIHNSVILTLLVAPLQAAESPTQEYPIQTTPMSGGDGSVEQFDHNAYSLPLGNMSMTKRLDFSVGNSFFRNPWVAAPASTEARDGLGPLINTNSCQGCHLKDGRGHPPTGDENPIALFLRLSLPASQADATTLEQRGALPVPNYGLQLQTAAISGAQPEGTLVIAYRPREVTFADGHSVTLQEPLYSIAEPAYGELPEELQTSPRLAPPMIGLGLLEAIPEADLMAAADPDDADGDGICGRYNQVWDLRSGTTKLGRFGWKAGEPSIEQQSLHAFAGDMGLTSSLVPQTDCMESQGCDDFPNGGTPEVSDDVADFVTFYASSLAVPMRRNLDDPAVQQGAERFNALGCASCHTPRHRAAADAERPALADQIIWPYSDLLLHDMGDALADHRSEFKADGREWRTPPLWGIGLAQTVNPRAGFLHDGRARTLEEAILWHGGEAEAATQSYRDLPEDQRAELIRFLESL, from the coding sequence ATGTACCGCTTACCCCGGTTTATTGTCCTCGCCAAGTGGCTGCCCAGCAGATTAATCCACAATAGTGTCATCCTGACCCTGCTGGTAGCGCCCTTGCAGGCAGCTGAATCACCAACCCAGGAGTATCCCATCCAAACGACGCCGATGAGCGGCGGCGATGGCTCGGTGGAACAGTTTGACCATAACGCCTATTCGCTGCCGCTGGGTAATATGTCGATGACCAAGCGCCTGGATTTCAGCGTTGGCAATAGCTTCTTTCGTAACCCCTGGGTGGCGGCCCCTGCCAGCACCGAGGCTAGGGATGGCCTGGGGCCGCTGATCAATACCAATAGCTGCCAAGGGTGCCACCTCAAGGATGGTCGCGGGCACCCGCCAACGGGGGATGAAAATCCTATCGCGCTATTTTTGCGCCTTTCGCTACCCGCTAGCCAAGCGGATGCGACGACGCTTGAACAGCGCGGCGCGCTTCCGGTGCCTAATTACGGTCTGCAGCTGCAAACCGCGGCGATTTCTGGCGCACAGCCGGAGGGGACGCTGGTGATCGCGTATCGCCCGCGCGAGGTCACCTTTGCCGATGGCCACAGCGTTACCCTGCAGGAACCGCTCTACTCGATTGCCGAGCCTGCTTACGGCGAGCTGCCCGAGGAACTGCAGACTTCGCCGAGGCTGGCGCCGCCGATGATTGGTCTTGGGCTGCTAGAGGCGATTCCCGAGGCTGACCTGATGGCGGCCGCTGACCCTGATGACGCAGATGGTGACGGTATCTGCGGGCGCTACAATCAGGTCTGGGATCTGCGCAGTGGTACCACCAAGCTGGGGCGTTTCGGCTGGAAAGCGGGTGAGCCCAGCATTGAGCAACAGAGCCTACACGCCTTCGCCGGGGATATGGGGCTCACCTCCAGCCTCGTGCCGCAAACCGACTGCATGGAGAGCCAGGGCTGCGATGATTTTCCCAACGGAGGCACGCCAGAAGTCAGTGATGACGTGGCCGACTTTGTGACCTTCTACGCCTCCAGCCTGGCAGTGCCGATGCGCCGCAACCTGGATGACCCGGCGGTTCAGCAGGGGGCCGAACGGTTCAATGCCCTGGGCTGCGCCAGTTGCCATACGCCGCGCCATCGCGCCGCAGCGGATGCCGAACGACCGGCGCTGGCTGATCAGATTATATGGCCTTATAGCGACCTGTTGCTGCACGATATGGGCGACGCTCTGGCGGATCATCGCAGTGAGTTCAAGGCTGATGGCCGCGAGTGGCGCACCCCGCCGTTGTGGGGTATCGGCCTGGCGCAAACGGTAAACCCTAGAGCGGGCTTTCTTCACGATGGCCGTGCTCGCACCCTGGAAGAGGCGATTCTCTGGCACGGCGGTGAGGCGGAAGCGGCCACCCAGAGCTATCGTGACTTGCCTGAGGATCAGCGCGCTGAGCTCATTCGTTTTCTTGAATCCCTATAA